A single window of Nicotiana sylvestris chromosome 3, ASM39365v2, whole genome shotgun sequence DNA harbors:
- the LOC104243750 gene encoding protein PLANT CADMIUM RESISTANCE 8-like: MGRIDSSNEVESPQPVADVPAASYPAKYQGAVHTPTPTGAPWSTGLFDCHLDQTNATTTSFLPCLTFGQIAEVLDAGETTCPLGTFMYLLMMPAVCSQWVLGSKYRTKLRQRYNLVEAPYSDVVSHIFCPCCSLCQEFRELRIRGLDPALGWNGILSQQQYGNQQINQAPSVQSMSK; encoded by the exons ATGGGTAGAATTGATTCCTCTAATGAAGTTGAAAGTCCTCAGCCAGTGGCCGATGTGCCAGCTGCCTCGTATCCTGCAAAGTACCAAGGAGCTGTACACACACCAACACCAACAGGAGCTCCATGGAGCACTGGCTTATTTGATTGTCATTTGGACCAAACTAATG CTACAACGACATCATTTTTACCTTGTTTGACATTCGGGCAGATAGCTGAAGTTCTAGATGCAGGAGAAACAA CCTGTCCATTGGGGACTTTCATGTACCTCTTGATGATGCCTGCTGTTTGCTCTCAATGGGTCTTGGGCTCTAAGTATAGAACAAAACTGAGGCAGAGGTACAATCTGGTGGAAGCTCCCTATTCAGATGTAGTTTCTCACATCTTTTGTCCATGTTGTTCACTTTGTCAAGAGTTCAGAGAGCTTCGGATTAGGGGACTTGATCCAGCTCTAG GTTGGAATGGCATACTTTCTCAGCAGCAGTATGGGAACCAGCAAATAAATCAAGCTCCCTCAGTACAATCCATGTCCAAGTAA
- the LOC104246020 gene encoding ASI1-immunoprecipitated protein 3-like isoform X2 yields MMVTGQWFHRPEEAQRRNGGNWQSRDTRELFYSFHRAEVPAESVMHKCVVHFIPLNKQIPGGKEHPGYIFQKVYDTEQMKLFKLTDKDYEDTKQQEIDLLVQKTIARVRHLPDIETEDNSAAPVSQEDQLKSKRLLRKKSMTPLDVTREDEAPTRFGQSKAETPGSCPNNASEYFIILSNFEVQTGETQRDKWLEKLLQSIQFLCNPVDNVQNDGKEKGGPDVTDLTGNASSAKHVNESPDNGANGDKFRWPDSAVPAVVALEKAAHESLSYDFQKYNQKMRQLTFNLKNNSYLSKTFLNSSLVARCLLNGELDPSQILNMSPNELKSNSRRDSKQGARGAGAHTDDRCFLQKTLHREKNAAHVDYSG; encoded by the exons ATGATGGTCACAGGACAGTGGTTTCACAGACCCGAGGAAGCTCAAAGAAGAAATGGTGGAAATTGGCAATCACGAGACACAAGGGAATTGTTCTATAGTTTTCACAGGGCCGAAGTTCCCGCAGAGTCAGTCATGCACAAGTGTGTGGTGCACTTCATACCGTTAAACAAGCAGATTCCGGGCGGCAAAGAGCATCCTGgttatatttttcaaaaggtaTATGACACTGAGCAGATGAAGCTTTTCAAGTTAACAGACAAGGATTATGAAGATACCAAACAGCAGGAAATTGATCTGCTTGTTCAGAAGACTATAGCACGAGTCAGGCATCTTCCGGACATTGAAACTGAGGATAATTCTGCAGCTCCTGTTAGTCAGGAAGACCAATTGAAGAGTAAAAGACTTTTGAGGAAGAAGAGCATGACGCCTTTGGATGTTACCAGAGAAGATGAAGCACCAACTAGATTTGGTCAATCTAAAGCAGAAACTCCAGGCAGTTGTCCCAATAATGCATCAGAATACTTCATCATCCTTTCAAACTTCGAAGTCCAGACTGGTGAAACACAGCGTGACAAATGGCTGGAAAAACTGCTGCAGTCAATTCAGTTTCTGTGCAATCCTGTGGATAATGTACAAAATGATGGTAAAGAAAAAGGGGGCCCAGATGTTACTGATCTTACTGGTAATGCCAGTTCTGCAAAGCATGTGAATGAGTCTCCAGACAATGGTGCCAAT GGTGATAAGTTTCGATGGCCAGACAGTGCTGTCCCTGCTGTAGTCGCTCTGGAGAAAGCTGCACACGAGTCTCTCTCATATGATTTTCAGAAGTACAATCAGAAGATGAGGCAGTTAACATTCAATCTTAAG AATAATTCTTATTTATCAAAAACATTCCTGAACAGCTCACTCGTAGCACGCTGTCTTCTGAATGGGGAGTTGGATCCCTCACAGATACTGAACATGTCCCCCAATGAGCTAAAG TCTAACAGCAGAAGAGATAGCAAGCAGGGAGCCCGAGGAGCCGGAGCCCATACAG ATGACAGATGCTTCTTACAGAAAACTTTACACAG AGAAAAAAATGCGGCTCATGTAGATTATTCAGGCTAG
- the LOC104246020 gene encoding ASI1-immunoprecipitated protein 3-like isoform X1, which translates to MMVTGQWFHRPEEAQRRNGGNWQSRDTRELFYSFHRAEVPAESVMHKCVVHFIPLNKQIPGGKEHPGYIFQKVYDTEQMKLFKLTDKDYEDTKQQEIDLLVQKTIARVRHLPDIETEDNSAAPVSQEDQLKSKRLLRKKSMTPLDVTREDEAPTRFGQSKAETPGSCPNNASEYFIILSNFEVQTGETQRDKWLEKLLQSIQFLCNPVDNVQNDGKEKGGPDVTDLTGNASSAKHVNESPDNGANGDKFRWPDSAVPAVVALEKAAHESLSYDFQKYNQKMRQLTFNLKNNSYLSKTFLNSSLVARCLLNGELDPSQILNMSPNELKMTDASYRKLYTDAQRKKCGSCRLFRLDMETVTSWSVLLVAILGMLLETKLLA; encoded by the exons ATGATGGTCACAGGACAGTGGTTTCACAGACCCGAGGAAGCTCAAAGAAGAAATGGTGGAAATTGGCAATCACGAGACACAAGGGAATTGTTCTATAGTTTTCACAGGGCCGAAGTTCCCGCAGAGTCAGTCATGCACAAGTGTGTGGTGCACTTCATACCGTTAAACAAGCAGATTCCGGGCGGCAAAGAGCATCCTGgttatatttttcaaaaggtaTATGACACTGAGCAGATGAAGCTTTTCAAGTTAACAGACAAGGATTATGAAGATACCAAACAGCAGGAAATTGATCTGCTTGTTCAGAAGACTATAGCACGAGTCAGGCATCTTCCGGACATTGAAACTGAGGATAATTCTGCAGCTCCTGTTAGTCAGGAAGACCAATTGAAGAGTAAAAGACTTTTGAGGAAGAAGAGCATGACGCCTTTGGATGTTACCAGAGAAGATGAAGCACCAACTAGATTTGGTCAATCTAAAGCAGAAACTCCAGGCAGTTGTCCCAATAATGCATCAGAATACTTCATCATCCTTTCAAACTTCGAAGTCCAGACTGGTGAAACACAGCGTGACAAATGGCTGGAAAAACTGCTGCAGTCAATTCAGTTTCTGTGCAATCCTGTGGATAATGTACAAAATGATGGTAAAGAAAAAGGGGGCCCAGATGTTACTGATCTTACTGGTAATGCCAGTTCTGCAAAGCATGTGAATGAGTCTCCAGACAATGGTGCCAAT GGTGATAAGTTTCGATGGCCAGACAGTGCTGTCCCTGCTGTAGTCGCTCTGGAGAAAGCTGCACACGAGTCTCTCTCATATGATTTTCAGAAGTACAATCAGAAGATGAGGCAGTTAACATTCAATCTTAAG AATAATTCTTATTTATCAAAAACATTCCTGAACAGCTCACTCGTAGCACGCTGTCTTCTGAATGGGGAGTTGGATCCCTCACAGATACTGAACATGTCCCCCAATGAGCTAAAG ATGACAGATGCTTCTTACAGAAAACTTTACACAG ATGCACAGAGAAAAAAATGCGGCTCATGTAGATTATTCAGGCTAGACATGGAGACCGTTACCAG CTGGAGTGTATTGCTTGTGGCAATACTTGGTATGCTTCTAGAGACGAAGCTGCTAGCCTAA
- the LOC104246020 gene encoding ASI1-immunoprecipitated protein 3-like isoform X4: protein MMVTGQWFHRPEEAQRRNGGNWQSRDTRELFYSFHRAEVPAESVMHKCVVHFIPLNKQIPGGKEHPGYIFQKVYDTEQMKLFKLTDKDYEDTKQQEIDLLVQKTIARVRHLPDIETEDNSAAPVSQEDQLKSKRLLRKKSMTPLDVTREDEAPTRFGQSKAETPGSCPNNASEYFIILSNFEVQTGETQRDKWLEKLLQSIQFLCNPVDNVQNDGKEKGGPDVTDLTGNASSAKHVNESPDNGANGDKFRWPDSAVPAVVALEKAAHESLSYDFQKYNQKMRQLTFNLKNNSYLSKTFLNSSLVARCLLNGELDPSQILNMSPNELKMTDASYRKLYTEKKMRLM, encoded by the exons ATGATGGTCACAGGACAGTGGTTTCACAGACCCGAGGAAGCTCAAAGAAGAAATGGTGGAAATTGGCAATCACGAGACACAAGGGAATTGTTCTATAGTTTTCACAGGGCCGAAGTTCCCGCAGAGTCAGTCATGCACAAGTGTGTGGTGCACTTCATACCGTTAAACAAGCAGATTCCGGGCGGCAAAGAGCATCCTGgttatatttttcaaaaggtaTATGACACTGAGCAGATGAAGCTTTTCAAGTTAACAGACAAGGATTATGAAGATACCAAACAGCAGGAAATTGATCTGCTTGTTCAGAAGACTATAGCACGAGTCAGGCATCTTCCGGACATTGAAACTGAGGATAATTCTGCAGCTCCTGTTAGTCAGGAAGACCAATTGAAGAGTAAAAGACTTTTGAGGAAGAAGAGCATGACGCCTTTGGATGTTACCAGAGAAGATGAAGCACCAACTAGATTTGGTCAATCTAAAGCAGAAACTCCAGGCAGTTGTCCCAATAATGCATCAGAATACTTCATCATCCTTTCAAACTTCGAAGTCCAGACTGGTGAAACACAGCGTGACAAATGGCTGGAAAAACTGCTGCAGTCAATTCAGTTTCTGTGCAATCCTGTGGATAATGTACAAAATGATGGTAAAGAAAAAGGGGGCCCAGATGTTACTGATCTTACTGGTAATGCCAGTTCTGCAAAGCATGTGAATGAGTCTCCAGACAATGGTGCCAAT GGTGATAAGTTTCGATGGCCAGACAGTGCTGTCCCTGCTGTAGTCGCTCTGGAGAAAGCTGCACACGAGTCTCTCTCATATGATTTTCAGAAGTACAATCAGAAGATGAGGCAGTTAACATTCAATCTTAAG AATAATTCTTATTTATCAAAAACATTCCTGAACAGCTCACTCGTAGCACGCTGTCTTCTGAATGGGGAGTTGGATCCCTCACAGATACTGAACATGTCCCCCAATGAGCTAAAG ATGACAGATGCTTCTTACAGAAAACTTTACACAG AGAAAAAAATGCGGCTCATGTAG
- the LOC104243751 gene encoding cytochrome c-type biogenesis CcmH-like mitochondrial protein gives MEGEEDSVKKERVVEARARNISHNVRCTECGSQSIEDSQADVAILLRKLIRDEIRDGKSDKEIYRKLEDDFGETVLYAPKFDMQTAALWLSPLLVAGAAGGMWAYKKHRQKTNVHIMALNLVRGVPLTPKEKETMLEVLTPPPGGTSSSSWWSKWFQQ, from the exons ATGGAGGGGGAAGAGGATTCGGTGAAGAAGGAGAGGGTGGTAGAGGCAAGAGCAAGAAATATCAGCCACAATGTCAGGTGTACAGAGTGTGGCAGCCAGTCCATTGAAGACTCTCAAGCTGACGTTGCCATTCTCCTCAGGAAG CTAATTAGGGATGAAATTCGAGATGGGAAGTCTGACAAGGAGATCTACAGAAAGCTTGAGGATGATTTTGGTGAGACAGTACTTTATGCCCCCAAATTTGATATGCAGACGGCTGCTTTATGGCTCTCTCCG CTACTAGTTGCTGGGGCTGCTGGAGGCATGTGGGCTTACAAGAAGCACAGGCAGAAGACTAACGTGCACATTATGGCTCTGAATCTCGTTCGAGGAGTCCCATTAACGCCAAAGGAGAAGGAAACTATGCTCGAAGTCCTCACACCACCTCCTGGAGGAACTTCGTCCTCCAGTTGGTGGAGTAAATGGTTTCAGCAGTGA
- the LOC104246020 gene encoding ASI1-immunoprecipitated protein 3-like isoform X3 has product MMVTGQWFHRPEEAQRRNGGNWQSRDTRELFYSFHRAEVPAESVMHKCVVHFIPLNKQIPGGKEHPGYIFQKVYDTEQMKLFKLTDKDYEDTKQQEIDLLVQKTIARVRHLPDIETEDNSAAPVSQEDQLKSKRLLRKKSMTPLDVTREDEAPTRFGQSKAETPGSCPNNASEYFIILSNFEVQTGETQRDKWLEKLLQSIQFLCNPVDNVQNDGKEKGGPDVTDLTGNASSAKHVNESPDNGANGDKFRWPDSAVPAVVALEKAAHESLSYDFQKYNQKMRQLTFNLKNNSYLSKTFLNSSLVARCLLNGELDPSQILNMSPNELKSNSRRDSKQGARGAGAHTDDRCFLQKTLHRCTEKKMRLM; this is encoded by the exons ATGATGGTCACAGGACAGTGGTTTCACAGACCCGAGGAAGCTCAAAGAAGAAATGGTGGAAATTGGCAATCACGAGACACAAGGGAATTGTTCTATAGTTTTCACAGGGCCGAAGTTCCCGCAGAGTCAGTCATGCACAAGTGTGTGGTGCACTTCATACCGTTAAACAAGCAGATTCCGGGCGGCAAAGAGCATCCTGgttatatttttcaaaaggtaTATGACACTGAGCAGATGAAGCTTTTCAAGTTAACAGACAAGGATTATGAAGATACCAAACAGCAGGAAATTGATCTGCTTGTTCAGAAGACTATAGCACGAGTCAGGCATCTTCCGGACATTGAAACTGAGGATAATTCTGCAGCTCCTGTTAGTCAGGAAGACCAATTGAAGAGTAAAAGACTTTTGAGGAAGAAGAGCATGACGCCTTTGGATGTTACCAGAGAAGATGAAGCACCAACTAGATTTGGTCAATCTAAAGCAGAAACTCCAGGCAGTTGTCCCAATAATGCATCAGAATACTTCATCATCCTTTCAAACTTCGAAGTCCAGACTGGTGAAACACAGCGTGACAAATGGCTGGAAAAACTGCTGCAGTCAATTCAGTTTCTGTGCAATCCTGTGGATAATGTACAAAATGATGGTAAAGAAAAAGGGGGCCCAGATGTTACTGATCTTACTGGTAATGCCAGTTCTGCAAAGCATGTGAATGAGTCTCCAGACAATGGTGCCAAT GGTGATAAGTTTCGATGGCCAGACAGTGCTGTCCCTGCTGTAGTCGCTCTGGAGAAAGCTGCACACGAGTCTCTCTCATATGATTTTCAGAAGTACAATCAGAAGATGAGGCAGTTAACATTCAATCTTAAG AATAATTCTTATTTATCAAAAACATTCCTGAACAGCTCACTCGTAGCACGCTGTCTTCTGAATGGGGAGTTGGATCCCTCACAGATACTGAACATGTCCCCCAATGAGCTAAAG TCTAACAGCAGAAGAGATAGCAAGCAGGGAGCCCGAGGAGCCGGAGCCCATACAG ATGACAGATGCTTCTTACAGAAAACTTTACACAG ATGCACAGAGAAAAAAATGCGGCTCATGTAG
- the LOC104246020 gene encoding ASI1-immunoprecipitated protein 3-like isoform X5 produces the protein MMVTGQWFHRPEEAQRRNGGNWQSRDTRELFYSFHRAEVPAESVMHKCVVHFIPLNKQIPGGKEHPGYIFQKVYDTEQMKLFKLTDKDYEDTKQQEIDLLVQKTIARVRHLPDIETEDNSAAPVSQEDQLKSKRLLRKKSMTPLDVTREDEAPTRFGQSKAETPGSCPNNASEYFIILSNFEVQTGETQRDKWLEKLLQSIQFLCNPVDNVQNDGKEKGGPDVTDLTGNASSAKHVNESPDNGANGDKFRWPDSAVPAVVALEKAAHESLSYDFQKYNQKMRQLTFNLKLTRSTLSSEWGVGSLTDTEHVPQ, from the exons ATGATGGTCACAGGACAGTGGTTTCACAGACCCGAGGAAGCTCAAAGAAGAAATGGTGGAAATTGGCAATCACGAGACACAAGGGAATTGTTCTATAGTTTTCACAGGGCCGAAGTTCCCGCAGAGTCAGTCATGCACAAGTGTGTGGTGCACTTCATACCGTTAAACAAGCAGATTCCGGGCGGCAAAGAGCATCCTGgttatatttttcaaaaggtaTATGACACTGAGCAGATGAAGCTTTTCAAGTTAACAGACAAGGATTATGAAGATACCAAACAGCAGGAAATTGATCTGCTTGTTCAGAAGACTATAGCACGAGTCAGGCATCTTCCGGACATTGAAACTGAGGATAATTCTGCAGCTCCTGTTAGTCAGGAAGACCAATTGAAGAGTAAAAGACTTTTGAGGAAGAAGAGCATGACGCCTTTGGATGTTACCAGAGAAGATGAAGCACCAACTAGATTTGGTCAATCTAAAGCAGAAACTCCAGGCAGTTGTCCCAATAATGCATCAGAATACTTCATCATCCTTTCAAACTTCGAAGTCCAGACTGGTGAAACACAGCGTGACAAATGGCTGGAAAAACTGCTGCAGTCAATTCAGTTTCTGTGCAATCCTGTGGATAATGTACAAAATGATGGTAAAGAAAAAGGGGGCCCAGATGTTACTGATCTTACTGGTAATGCCAGTTCTGCAAAGCATGTGAATGAGTCTCCAGACAATGGTGCCAAT GGTGATAAGTTTCGATGGCCAGACAGTGCTGTCCCTGCTGTAGTCGCTCTGGAGAAAGCTGCACACGAGTCTCTCTCATATGATTTTCAGAAGTACAATCAGAAGATGAGGCAGTTAACATTCAATCTTAAG CTCACTCGTAGCACGCTGTCTTCTGAATGGGGAGTTGGATCCCTCACAGATACTGAACATGTCCCCCAATGA